A region of Legionella donaldsonii DNA encodes the following proteins:
- a CDS encoding F-box protein: MNYDRLQAKINHYLDIFGYGYISEQKLKHIAAKLPSLKSAYLDLKRGAEHTVALHSGNVEAIARLTDLIKLGGQITKLEQLASNASRGLIQFQSYRPVTKNPLPLGAPLQKANSEPSPLMQLPNELLMRIFQNLSFYEKQSNRLLSKRIHNVIESCYIEENVLVFPIKDKKIVFFLDPININGSLTVNDYFKYINNGCVPNNGVIVFERYLQGLVNKDVEKRMMYPYSLASAFSFIASMINSLVHYQNSNVLKSFFNQNNLTILLIFVVILLALNFRTNQLKQQAPLKYGSFFNPSPQSMRGFKELMPSVGLTTAEERELAQDFGQPNVRPQELVVSSP, from the coding sequence ATGAATTATGATCGTCTGCAAGCTAAGATAAATCATTATCTGGATATTTTTGGTTATGGGTATATTTCTGAGCAGAAATTGAAACATATTGCTGCAAAATTACCTTCGTTAAAATCAGCTTATTTAGATTTAAAAAGAGGTGCTGAACATACAGTGGCGCTCCATTCTGGCAATGTAGAAGCAATTGCTCGCCTAACTGATCTTATAAAATTAGGAGGGCAAATAACTAAATTAGAGCAGTTAGCTAGTAATGCAAGTAGAGGTTTAATTCAATTTCAAAGTTATAGACCTGTCACCAAAAACCCTTTGCCACTAGGAGCACCACTACAAAAAGCCAATTCTGAGCCTTCTCCCTTGATGCAACTCCCTAATGAATTGCTAATGAGAATTTTCCAGAATTTATCTTTTTACGAAAAACAAAGTAATCGCCTTTTATCCAAACGCATTCATAATGTTATTGAGAGTTGTTATATTGAAGAGAACGTCTTAGTATTTCCTATCAAAGATAAAAAAATTGTATTTTTTCTTGATCCCATTAACATCAATGGTTCCCTCACCGTAAATGATTATTTTAAATATATAAATAATGGTTGTGTACCCAATAATGGCGTTATAGTTTTTGAAAGGTATTTACAAGGTTTAGTTAATAAAGATGTTGAAAAAAGGATGATGTATCCTTATAGCCTGGCATCCGCATTTTCTTTTATTGCTTCGATGATCAATTCCCTTGTACATTATCAAAATTCCAATGTTCTCAAAAGTTTTTTTAATCAGAATAATTTAACAATTTTATTGATTTTTGTAGTTATTTTGCTAGCTCTAAATTTCAGAACAAATCAATTAAAACAACAAGCTCCTCTAAAATATGGAAGTTTTTTTAACCCGAGCCCACAAAGCATGAGAGGTTTTAAGGAATTAATGCCCAGTGTCGGTCTAACTACTGCGGAAGAAAGAGAATTAGCTCAAGATTTCGGTCAGCCGAATGTTAGGCCTCAAGAATTGGTAGTCAGTAGCCCATAA
- a CDS encoding LexA family protein yields the protein MPRGGKREGSGRPKGSNTYGESTHPLRIPASRLEDVKAFLASGVTNYAMPLFSSTVRAGSPTSADDYIEDYIDLNTHFSKQPGSTFLVTASGDSMVNASIQDGDMLVVNKDIKPTHGKIVIASVAGELTVKRLAILPGRIHLVAENPNYLPIVVNDETSLVILGVVTHIIHSAT from the coding sequence ATGCCACGAGGCGGTAAGCGAGAAGGCTCGGGACGACCAAAGGGTAGTAACACCTACGGCGAAAGCACGCATCCATTAAGGATACCGGCCTCACGGTTAGAAGATGTAAAAGCCTTTCTAGCAAGTGGCGTTACCAATTATGCGATGCCTTTGTTTTCAAGCACAGTACGAGCAGGTTCACCAACTTCTGCTGATGATTATATAGAAGATTATATCGATTTAAACACTCATTTTAGCAAACAACCAGGGAGTACATTCTTAGTGACTGCCTCTGGTGATTCCATGGTCAATGCCAGTATTCAAGATGGCGACATGCTAGTTGTGAATAAAGATATAAAACCCACGCACGGTAAAATTGTAATCGCTTCTGTGGCCGGTGAGCTGACTGTTAAGCGATTGGCAATCCTACCAGGAAGGATTCATTTAGTTGCAGAAAATCCCAATTATTTACCCATTGTTGTTAATGATGAAACGAGTTTAGTCATTTTAGGTGTTGTTACTCATATTATTCATTCCGCCACTTAA
- a CDS encoding response regulator encodes MSQSIKQILLVEDELETRLIIHLMLHLRQFEVDFAEDGQAAVKMANNKEYDYILMDIGLPKLSGIDACIAIRNNEAQKMQLKVTPIIAISERVQLPEIEQCLEVGMNAILLKPIQPQCFERLITSLEKESSY; translated from the coding sequence ATGTCACAATCAATAAAACAGATTTTACTCGTGGAGGATGAACTTGAAACGCGCTTAATAATTCATCTCATGTTACATCTAAGGCAATTCGAGGTGGATTTTGCTGAAGATGGCCAAGCAGCAGTGAAAATGGCTAACAATAAAGAATATGATTATATTTTGATGGATATTGGGTTGCCTAAACTAAGTGGAATTGATGCTTGTATTGCTATAAGAAATAATGAAGCACAAAAAATGCAGCTAAAAGTAACACCCATAATTGCTATTTCTGAGCGTGTTCAACTTCCTGAGATTGAACAATGCCTTGAAGTAGGTATGAACGCTATTCTCCTCAAGCCAATACAACCCCAATGTTTTGAACGATTAATAACTTCTTTAGAGAAAGAATCTTCTTATTAA
- a CDS encoding RCC1 domain-containing protein, producing MSNPFSLLPEEIHPLYQEHLSYTDIINLSFTCKFFSQSSITLAELRNRQGTIHRVCAGVDAAYFLFKDGKVMSIGSHLRGQLGIGTTSLSCQDLMSNLNKINFPPQIYIEKLVAGYQHVFFRTACKKWYGCGSNGYGELYSGNKGDSFSPTPVKSLGTVKIKNIVAGKNLSFFKLENGDWYGVGNNSYGQLGTGHNQTSLIPQLIPSPSGSRIRNIFTQNNSTILETDEGIYYGCGQNSYGELGLGHTDRQIVPAPIPFSLTHRIVKVVHGFFAHTYFQTDEGWFACGINRAGQLGFNHRRLQLTPALIKLTDNCRITSISSGNAHTVLGDERGNWYVCGANRHGQISIATKSRFPIFQLSKIFLPNEEKICTAIAGGNFTLFQSANNSWYSYGEIKITLEHGKSNLPTPFQK from the coding sequence ATGAGTAATCCATTTTCTTTACTCCCAGAAGAAATACACCCTTTATATCAGGAGCACCTTTCTTATACAGACATAATAAATCTTTCTTTTACTTGTAAATTTTTTTCTCAATCCTCTATCACGCTTGCTGAGCTAAGAAATCGACAAGGTACTATTCATAGGGTTTGTGCAGGTGTAGATGCCGCTTATTTTTTATTTAAAGATGGCAAAGTTATGTCGATAGGTAGTCACCTAAGAGGCCAATTAGGAATAGGAACAACTAGTTTAAGTTGCCAGGATTTAATGTCGAATTTAAATAAGATTAATTTTCCCCCACAAATTTATATCGAAAAATTAGTGGCTGGCTATCAACATGTTTTTTTTAGAACAGCTTGTAAGAAATGGTATGGTTGTGGGTCTAATGGGTATGGAGAATTATATTCTGGAAATAAAGGCGACTCTTTTTCCCCTACTCCAGTTAAGTCTTTAGGTACAGTAAAAATAAAAAATATTGTAGCCGGTAAAAACTTATCTTTTTTTAAGTTGGAAAATGGTGATTGGTATGGTGTAGGAAACAACTCTTATGGTCAGCTAGGGACGGGACACAATCAAACCTCACTTATCCCTCAACTAATCCCATCCCCTAGCGGGAGCAGAATCAGAAATATTTTCACGCAAAACAATTCAACAATCTTAGAAACCGATGAAGGTATTTATTATGGTTGTGGTCAGAATAGTTATGGAGAGTTAGGACTAGGCCATACTGATAGGCAAATTGTTCCAGCCCCTATTCCATTCTCGTTAACTCATCGTATTGTAAAAGTAGTACACGGTTTCTTTGCGCATACCTATTTTCAAACAGACGAAGGATGGTTTGCATGTGGTATAAATCGCGCAGGACAGTTAGGATTTAATCATAGAAGACTTCAGCTTACACCTGCGTTAATAAAGTTGACTGATAATTGCAGAATTACCTCCATTTCTTCGGGAAATGCCCATACTGTATTGGGTGATGAGCGTGGTAACTGGTATGTTTGTGGAGCAAATAGACACGGACAGATTAGCATAGCGACTAAATCCAGATTTCCTATATTTCAATTAAGCAAAATATTTTTGCCTAATGAAGAAAAAATATGCACCGCAATTGCAGGAGGAAATTTCACCCTCTTTCAAAGTGCAAATAATTCTTGGTACTCATATGGTGAGATAAAAATTACTTTGGAACATGGAAAATCTAATCTTCCTACACCATTCCAAAAATAG
- a CDS encoding sensor domain-containing diguanylate cyclase yields the protein MDNLDQYKAKLLESTNDVVIITDNNLENPVIKYVNKAFEKLTGFTKEEAIGQTPRILQGQKTDKNTLRRIKRAMPLKKSVNYELLNYTKSGEEYWLEFSVIPLLNESGEVSYYGAIEREITQQKNLHNNLYELATKDYLTGAINRNRFYEVAAISFASYLRGNFNIAIMVIDIDNFKSVNDTYGHIEGDEQLKLVSSVCLNNIRATDYLCRFGGDEFIILIHGLDGKTLKNKADTIINAILNNEKAKVSISIGATIVDKKDTNIDNLIARADKALYEAKKKQKGSFIIL from the coding sequence ATGGATAATCTTGACCAATATAAAGCTAAACTACTCGAATCAACAAATGACGTTGTTATCATTACAGATAACAATCTAGAAAACCCTGTAATTAAGTATGTCAATAAAGCTTTTGAGAAACTCACCGGTTTTACTAAGGAAGAAGCGATTGGCCAAACACCCCGTATTCTGCAGGGGCAAAAGACAGATAAAAATACATTGAGACGTATAAAAAGAGCAATGCCACTTAAAAAGTCTGTTAATTATGAGCTTCTTAACTACACTAAAAGTGGCGAAGAGTACTGGTTAGAATTTTCAGTCATTCCATTATTAAATGAGAGTGGGGAAGTTTCTTATTATGGTGCGATAGAGAGAGAGATTACTCAGCAGAAAAATTTGCATAACAATTTATATGAACTGGCGACTAAAGATTATCTTACCGGCGCTATTAATCGAAATCGTTTTTATGAAGTGGCTGCCATTTCTTTTGCTAGTTACCTGAGAGGCAACTTTAATATTGCGATCATGGTCATTGATATTGATAACTTTAAATCTGTTAATGATACCTATGGACATATAGAAGGTGATGAACAATTAAAGTTAGTTTCATCTGTATGCCTCAATAATATTAGGGCGACTGATTATTTATGTCGATTCGGTGGAGATGAGTTTATCATACTGATTCACGGACTGGACGGCAAAACTTTAAAAAATAAGGCAGATACAATTATTAATGCCATATTAAATAATGAGAAAGCTAAAGTAAGTATAAGTATTGGCGCCACCATAGTGGATAAAAAAGATACTAATATTGATAATTTAATTGCCAGGGCAGACAAAGCGTTATACGAGGCTAAAAAAAAACAGAAAGGGAGCTTCATTATTCTTTAG
- a CDS encoding IS110 family transposase, with translation MSAYEFVAVDIAKDKLDSSLCINNRYKPAVFGDSRLRKALYMAALVASDITKLSIAL, from the coding sequence ATGAGCGCATATGAATTTGTAGCAGTGGATATTGCCAAAGATAAATTGGATAGTTCTCTATGTATTAACAATCGCTATAAGCCTGCTGTTTTCGGCGATAGTCGTTTAAGAAAAGCTCTCTATATGGCTGCTTTGGTTGCCAGCGATATAACAAAGCTCTCCATTGCTTTGTAA
- a CDS encoding J domain-containing protein, which yields MTTLYETLGVQVTASKEEIKNAYKKLAPQFHPDKNPDNATAAEKFKEINKAYEILSDDELRSKYDDENLCFHLTSRVKLALNTMPVFFSPYGSKSEFFKSLARPVTDTLENGIMTLGHAVGTIAYFGKMVLMSFLPETEPFVESMSYTGYHLALTLAYGVLTVLSPFMAVGSLITRSATSLLSSNSEGPEDNSVKLLTYPGYGL from the coding sequence ATGACAACACTCTACGAAACTTTAGGCGTTCAAGTTACAGCCTCTAAAGAAGAAATAAAAAACGCTTATAAAAAATTAGCGCCTCAATTTCACCCTGATAAAAATCCTGATAACGCAACAGCCGCAGAAAAATTCAAAGAAATTAATAAAGCTTATGAAATTTTGAGCGATGACGAACTTCGAAGCAAGTATGATGATGAAAATTTATGCTTTCACTTAACCTCTAGAGTTAAATTAGCTCTAAACACAATGCCAGTTTTTTTTAGTCCTTATGGATCAAAATCTGAATTTTTTAAATCTTTGGCCAGACCGGTTACGGATACTTTAGAAAACGGTATTATGACATTAGGCCATGCAGTGGGAACTATAGCTTATTTCGGAAAAATGGTTCTCATGTCGTTCCTTCCAGAAACCGAGCCTTTTGTAGAAAGTATGTCATACACTGGTTATCATCTTGCACTTACATTAGCTTACGGTGTTCTTACAGTTTTATCTCCTTTTATGGCGGTAGGCTCTTTAATTACACGTTCTGCCACCTCCCTATTATCATCCAATAGTGAAGGTCCTGAAGATAACAGTGTGAAATTACTTACTTATCCTGGGTATGGACTCTAG